The following proteins are encoded in a genomic region of Magallana gigas chromosome 1, xbMagGiga1.1, whole genome shotgun sequence:
- the LOC105317717 gene encoding uncharacterized protein encodes MELRNLTDILRILVAHVFLSNALESTKVFGEKLPEVHVCLSNALESTKEVGKKLPVIPFMVLDNFGMQMCLKECEAFSLCSSINFHRKLFVCELNSHRKDGNISLINDQDYVYLEISHPNNRTCGTNVTCNLQSKCIRTTFDQFVCMPVICSDPPEIPNGYIAQQTFSPPSVTYGCDFGYIGEGNNSTSCVLGNNWNTKGYNCAPICMFGGVHSYGGKKYCVVQWQRTWMNAKDYCYQINAQLMEIESAEEQNWIASKGNLCIFHLFLLFNDGLVYL; translated from the exons atggaaTTACGGAATTTAACGGATATTCTTCGTATTTTAGTAGCGCATGTTTTTCTATCAAATGCATTGGAAAGTACCAAAGTATTTGGGGAGAAGTTACCAGAAGTACATGTTTGTCTATCAAATGCATTGGAAAGTACCAAAGAAGTTGGGAAGAAGTTACCAGTGATTCCTTTTATGGTACTAGACAATTTTGGAATGCAGATGTGCCTTAAGGAATGTGAAGCATTTTCTTTGTGTTCCTCTATAAACTTTCATCGTAAACTTTTTGTGTGTGAGTTGAATAGCCATAGGAAGGATGGAAATATTTCTTTGATCAACGATCAAGATTATGTTTACCTCGAAATATCGCATCCG aaCAACAGAACATGTGGAACTAATGTGACCTGTAATCTACAATCCAAGTGTATCCGCACAACGTTCGATCAGTTTGTGTGTATGCCTGTCA TCTGTAGTGACCCTCCAGAAATACCAAATGGTTACATCGCTCAACAGACGTTCTCCCCACCATCAGTAACATACGGCTGTGACTTTGGATACATTGGAGAAGGAAACAACTCCACCAGTTGTGTGCTGGGCAATAATTGGAACACCAAAGGCTATAACTGTGCACcaa TTTGCATGTTCGGAGGAGTTCACAGCTATGGAGGAAAAAAGTATTGTGTTGTTCAATGGCAACGCACTTGGATGAATGCAAAG GACTATTGTTATCAAATCAACGCACAACTGATGGAAATAGAAAGTGCTGAGGAGCAAAACTGGATAGCTTCCAAAGGTAATCTCTGCatctttcatttatttcttctaTTCAACGACGGcttagtttatttgtaa